One region of Xylanimonas ulmi genomic DNA includes:
- a CDS encoding DUF948 domain-containing protein produces MTVGDVAGLIAAIAFVLLVGLLAVPLVKLGKVFDEASRSLREVTEHSVPILDEAAGAVAGANAQLEKVDTITTSAAQVSENVSALAGLYAATLGRPLVKVAAFSYATRQAFAGAFARKGTR; encoded by the coding sequence ATGACCGTGGGTGACGTGGCAGGCCTCATCGCCGCCATCGCCTTCGTGCTGCTGGTGGGCCTCCTGGCCGTGCCGCTCGTCAAGCTCGGCAAGGTCTTCGACGAGGCGTCGCGCTCGCTGCGCGAGGTCACCGAGCACTCGGTGCCGATCCTCGACGAGGCGGCCGGAGCGGTCGCCGGAGCCAACGCCCAGCTCGAGAAGGTCGACACCATCACGACGTCGGCAGCCCAGGTGAGCGAGAACGTGTCGGCGCTGGCCGGCCTGTACGCCGCGACGCTCGGCCGTCCGCTGGTCAAGGTCGCCGCCTTCTCCTACGCGACACGCCAGGCGTTCGCGGGCGCGTTCGCGCGCAAGGGCACGCGCTGA
- the rpsD gene encoding 30S ribosomal protein S4: MTSVTRSRRQVRLSRALGIALTPKAVKHFEKRPYPPGEHGRARRRTESDYAVRLREKQRLRAQYALREKQLVKVYENARKTAGLTGEVMVEDLETRLDALVLRSGFARTILQARQAVTHRHILIDGKIVDRPSFRVKPGQTLQVKPKSQATTPFQVAAAGAHRDVLPAVPGYLDVSLEKLQATLTRRPKRAEVPVTCEVQLVVEFYAR; encoded by the coding sequence GTGACCTCTGTGACCCGTTCGCGCCGCCAGGTCCGCCTGAGCCGCGCCCTGGGCATCGCCCTGACGCCGAAGGCCGTCAAGCACTTCGAGAAGCGCCCCTACCCGCCCGGCGAGCACGGCCGCGCCCGCCGCCGCACCGAGTCGGACTACGCGGTCCGTCTGCGCGAGAAGCAGCGTCTGCGCGCCCAGTACGCGCTGCGCGAGAAGCAGCTCGTCAAGGTCTACGAGAACGCCCGCAAGACCGCCGGCCTGACCGGTGAGGTCATGGTCGAGGACCTTGAGACCCGCCTCGACGCGCTCGTGCTGCGCTCGGGCTTCGCCCGCACCATCCTGCAGGCGCGCCAGGCGGTCACCCACCGCCACATCCTCATCGACGGCAAGATCGTGGACCGCCCGTCGTTCCGCGTGAAGCCGGGCCAGACCCTCCAGGTCAAGCCCAAGTCGCAGGCCACCACGCCGTTCCAGGTCGCCGCCGCCGGCGCGCACCGCGACGTGCTGCCCGCCGTCCCCGGCTACCTCGACGTCTCGCTCGAGAAGCTCCAGGCCACGCTGACCCGCCGCCCCAAGCGCGCCGAGGTCCCCGTGACCTGCGAGGTCCAGCTGGTCGTCGAGTTCTACGCCCGCTGA